Genomic window (Streptomyces sp. NBC_00078):
CGGCTTCGACAACGTGGTCGAAGGGACCGTGAGCGGTGCGGCCGCGGACACCCCCTGGGGCAAGCTGCCGGTGACCGAGGATGCCCCGCAGGGGACGCGCACCCTCCTCGTACGCCCCGCCGGTGTGCGTCTGGTCCCCGCCGACGAGGGCCTGCGCTGCACGGTGGCCGCACGCACCTTCAAGGGCACTCATGTCGCCGTACAACTGCAGCCGGAGGACGCGCCGAGGCTGGAGGCGGCGGTGGCGCTGCGGGAGGCGCCCGAGGTGGGGGAGGCGGTCGGAGTGGAGTTCGATGCCGCCGAAATCGTGGTGCTCGGCTGAGGAGAGCGACCGTAGGGTGACCGGCATGACCCTACTTACACATGATCGCTACTGCGACGAGATCGCCCACCAGGTCCAACAGTTGAGGGCGGTGGTCACGAGCGGCGCCGATCTGTCCGCGACCGTCCCGACCTGTCCGGACTGGACCCTGGAACAGCTCAACCTGCACATGGGCGGCGTCCTGCGCTGGGCTGGGACGCTGGTGCGGAAACGAGCCGAGGAGAACGTCCCCGACGAGGAGATACCGCGGGGCGACGGCCCCGAGAACCCGGGGGACGCCGAAGCCCTCGACGCCTGGCTGGCGGAGGCCGGGGAGCTGGCGGTGGGCGCGCTGCGCGAGGCCGGGCCCGACGCGAAGGTGTGGGCCTGGTCCGGGATCCACACGTCCGGCTTCTGGGCGCGACGTATGGCGCACGAGATCACCGTCCACCGGGCGGACGCCACACTGGCCGCCGGGCTGCCGTACGAGGTGGCGCCCGAGGTGGCCGCCGACACGATCGACGAGTGGCTGCAGATCGTGGAATGGTCCCAGCGGGCGGAGCCGGACGAGGCTGCTTGGCGGGAGCTGCGCGGACCCGGTCGCAGCATCCATCTCCATGCCACCGACACCGCCGCCGGACTGAACGCCG
Coding sequences:
- a CDS encoding maleylpyruvate isomerase family mycothiol-dependent enzyme, whose product is MTLLTHDRYCDEIAHQVQQLRAVVTSGADLSATVPTCPDWTLEQLNLHMGGVLRWAGTLVRKRAEENVPDEEIPRGDGPENPGDAEALDAWLAEAGELAVGALREAGPDAKVWAWSGIHTSGFWARRMAHEITVHRADATLAAGLPYEVAPEVAADTIDEWLQIVEWSQRAEPDEAAWRELRGPGRSIHLHATDTAAGLNAEWVVELTEDGVSWHRGHEKADVALRGPLTPLLLAFYGRLPLDSPELEVLGDRELLEFWLERASF